In one Ictalurus furcatus strain D&B chromosome 28, Billie_1.0, whole genome shotgun sequence genomic region, the following are encoded:
- the bspry gene encoding B box and SPRY domain-containing protein, which translates to MSEDYGLCELAVVSLRDNEHEPDYGIQLTQDGHTNTMDLSSKPTVESTFRSTNGTANMGSNVEASSTGELTVCPAHELEVDRYCRTEGRPVCQKCVSQGACRNHTVIQLRLRATAVRNQLVDICEKMQLQALQIERFINNTLTAKEKALQVDASSARERVVAQVNAVREALDEEEQRLLEAVQREEERIEQCLLTQRAHWSKSLNTLTHARTSLVHKLTHATDTIIVSSNSEISDRIEEAEGVGEPKDSEHLNLNRDCGDSKLMLGMWASALLLGPTATARMYFDERTVSHLLLLSSDQLTLTYRPKRQKKGLPYDPARFDNWPNALCLDPISSGTHAWVLYVGDSAAFKVGVCYRSMERKGSTNESRLGFNAKSWVLSHYEGNFSYCHNAQVVNVVVVKSPKKVGVLLDWTTQTLLFYDPDSKCVLHAVRHTFTEPLLPACAVADQRVSIVHS; encoded by the exons ATGAGTGAGGATTATGGACTTTGTGAATTGGCCGTGGTGTCGTTACGGGACAACGAGCATGAACCGGATTATGGAATTCAGCTCACTCAAGAtggacacacaaacaccatgGACTTGAGCTCAAAACCCACTGTCGAGAGCACATTTCGTAGCACGAATGGCACAGCGAATATGGGGTCTAACGTAGAAGCGTCCAGTACGGGTGAGCTGACTGTGTGCCCGGCGCATGAGCTAGAGGTGGACCGGTACTGTAGGACGGAAGGGAGACCGGTGTGCCAGAAGTGCGTTAGCCAAGGAGCTTGTCGAAATCATACAGTGATACAGCTGCGTTTACGAGCGACTGCTGTAAGG AATCAGCTGGTGGACATCTGTGAGAAAATGCAGCTGCAAGCCCTACAGATAGAGCGCTTCATAAACAACACGCTGACTGCAAAAGAGAAGGCCTTGCAG GTGGACGCGAGTAGTGCCCGTGAGCGAGTCGTGGCTCAGGTGAACGCCGTGCGTGAAGCTCTGGATGAAGAGGAGCAGCGTCTTCTGGAGGCTGTACAGAGGGAGGAAGAGCGAATCGAGCAGTGTCTCCTCACACAGCGGGCACACTGGTCCAAGTCACTGAACACCCTCACACATGCCCGCACCAGCCTGGTGCACAAGCTCACACACGCGACAGACACCATAATTGTG AGTTCAAACTCAGAAATATCAGACAG gaTTGAGGAGGCAGAAGGTGTTGGGGAGCCCAAAGACTCAGAGCACCTGAACCTGAATAGGGACTGCGGTGACAGTAAACTCATGCTGGGCATGTGGGCTAGTGCGCTGCTGCTAGGACCGACCG CTACAGCTCGGATGTACTTTGATGAACGCACCGTCAGCCATCTCCTTCTGCTCTCCTCTGACCAGCTCACCCTCACTTACCGCCCGAAACGCCAGAAGAAGGGTCTTCCATATGACCCGGCGCGTTTTGACAACTGGCCCAATGCCCTCTGCCTCGATCCCATCAGTTCGGGCACGCATGCCTGGGTGCTGTACGTGGGTGACAGCGCCGCCTTTAAAGTGGGCGTCTGCTACCGCAGCATGGAGCGCAAAGGCTCGACAAACGAATCCCGTCTAGGCTTCAATGCCAAATCCTGGGTGCTCTCGCACTATGAAGGAAACTTTTCCTACTGCCACAACGCGCAGGTCGTCAACGTGGTCGTAGTGAAGAGTCCCAAGAAAGTGGGCGTGCTGCTGGACTGGACCACACAAACACTGCTGTTCTACGATCCAGACTCAAAGTGTGTGTTGCACGCTGTAAGACACACTTTTACCGAACCACTGCTGCCTGCTTGTGCTGTGGCTGATCAAAGAGTGTCTATTGTGCACAGCTAA